From Streptomyces sp. NBC_01460, a single genomic window includes:
- a CDS encoding acetylornithine transaminase: MSNEEYAQRWQGALMDNYGTPQLPLVRGAGARVWDADGAEYLDFVGGIAVNALGHAHPAVVEAVSTQIASLGHVSNLYTAEPPIALAERLLQLFGRTGRVFFCNSGAEANEAAFKIGRLTGRTHMVATDGGFHGRTMGSLALTGQQGKRTPFLPLPGDVTHVPYGDVEALRAAVTTDTALLIIEPVQGEIGVVVPPKGYLEAAREITRATGTLLVLDEVQTGIGRCGQWFEHQAHQGVEPDVVTLAKGLGGGLPIGATVAFGAAADLLKPGHHGTTFGGNPVACAAGLAVLDTLAADGTLDDVKRLGERIRDGVEGLGHPLVSHVRGSGLLLGIVLTGPLAPKVQQAAQGAGLLVNAPAPDVVRLMPPLIIGDAEVDAFLRILPGALDAAYGDGRSGE, encoded by the coding sequence ATGAGCAACGAGGAGTACGCGCAGCGCTGGCAGGGTGCGCTGATGGACAACTACGGCACCCCGCAGCTTCCCCTGGTGCGCGGCGCGGGCGCCCGGGTGTGGGACGCGGACGGAGCCGAGTACCTCGACTTCGTCGGCGGCATCGCGGTCAACGCGCTCGGCCACGCCCACCCCGCCGTGGTCGAGGCGGTCTCCACGCAGATCGCCTCCCTCGGCCACGTCTCCAACCTCTACACCGCCGAGCCCCCCATCGCGCTCGCCGAGCGGCTGCTCCAGCTCTTCGGGCGCACCGGAAGGGTCTTCTTCTGCAACTCCGGCGCCGAGGCCAACGAGGCGGCCTTCAAGATCGGCCGGCTGACCGGGCGCACGCACATGGTCGCCACCGACGGCGGCTTCCACGGCCGGACCATGGGCAGCCTCGCCCTGACCGGCCAGCAGGGCAAGCGCACCCCGTTCCTGCCGCTGCCCGGCGACGTCACGCACGTGCCGTACGGCGACGTCGAGGCGCTCCGGGCCGCGGTGACGACCGACACCGCGCTGCTGATCATCGAGCCCGTGCAGGGTGAGATCGGCGTCGTCGTCCCGCCCAAGGGCTATCTGGAGGCGGCCAGGGAGATCACCCGGGCCACCGGCACGCTGCTCGTCCTGGACGAGGTGCAGACCGGGATCGGCCGCTGCGGCCAGTGGTTCGAGCACCAGGCCCACCAGGGCGTCGAGCCCGACGTGGTCACGCTCGCCAAGGGGCTCGGCGGCGGCTTGCCGATCGGCGCCACCGTCGCGTTCGGCGCCGCCGCCGACCTGCTGAAGCCCGGTCATCACGGCACGACGTTCGGCGGTAACCCGGTCGCCTGCGCCGCCGGTCTCGCGGTGCTGGACACGCTCGCCGCCGACGGCACCCTGGACGATGTGAAGCGGCTGGGCGAGCGGATCCGGGACGGCGTCGAGGGCCTCGGACACCCGTTGGTCTCCCACGTCCGCGGCTCCGGACTGCTGCTGGGTATCGTGCTCACCGGGCCCCTCGCACCGAAGGTGCAGCAGGCGGCTCAGGGAGCCGGACTCCTGGTGAACGCGCCCGCCCCCGACGTCGTACGGCTGATGCCGCCGCTGATCATCGGTGACGCCGAGGTGGACGCGTTCCTGCGGATTCTGCCGGGAGCTCTCGACGCGGCTTACGGGGACGGACGATCCGGGGAGTGA
- a CDS encoding MFS transporter has product MSSTNQRAGVTGDPHHPGRWIALAVLVLAVLLVAVDATVLGLATPFLSEDLEPTGTQLLWIGDVYSFVIAGLLVSMGSLGDRIGRKKLLLTGATAFGAVSVLNAYASSPEMMIVARALLGVAGATLMPSTLALIRNLFHDPRERSLAVGIWGAMASAGAAVGPVVGGLLLEHFWWGSVFLINLPVMAVLVAVGIKMIPESKNPAPGPWDLLSVGLSLVGMIGVVYAIKEAAAHGVSWENVAAAVGGVLALTWFVRRQLKLPAPLLDMRLFHHRGFSGAVLADLLTILGLSGIVFFLSQFLQLVQGRGPLEAGLAELPAAVGAVTAGLLAGRVARHYSVRSVVALGLGAIGLSLATVTVIHKETGYPLIGVLLLVVGVGAGFAFTVTSDVILSSVPKEQAGSASAVSETAYELGAALGIALLGSIVTGVYKGFGTPEGVPASAAAAAHESLGGAVETAERLPAQQGSELVVAAQEAFVNGLRVSAAVGAVVLLATAVAAWFLLRDQKLEEGIIPDE; this is encoded by the coding sequence ATGAGCAGCACCAATCAGCGGGCGGGCGTCACGGGTGACCCGCACCATCCGGGCCGGTGGATCGCCCTCGCCGTCCTCGTCCTCGCCGTGCTGCTGGTCGCCGTCGACGCGACCGTCCTCGGGCTGGCGACCCCGTTCCTCAGCGAGGACCTCGAACCGACCGGCACGCAGCTGCTCTGGATCGGAGACGTCTACTCCTTCGTGATCGCCGGGCTCCTCGTCTCCATGGGCAGCCTCGGTGACCGGATCGGCCGCAAGAAGCTGCTGCTGACCGGTGCCACCGCCTTCGGGGCGGTGTCCGTGCTCAACGCCTACGCCTCCAGCCCCGAGATGATGATCGTGGCCAGGGCGCTGCTCGGTGTCGCGGGCGCCACCCTGATGCCGTCCACGCTCGCCCTGATCCGCAACCTCTTCCACGACCCGCGCGAACGCAGTCTCGCGGTCGGCATCTGGGGCGCCATGGCCTCGGCGGGCGCCGCCGTCGGCCCCGTCGTGGGCGGGCTCCTGCTGGAGCACTTCTGGTGGGGCTCGGTCTTCCTGATCAACCTGCCCGTGATGGCGGTCCTCGTCGCCGTCGGCATCAAGATGATCCCCGAGTCCAAGAACCCGGCGCCGGGTCCCTGGGACCTGCTCAGCGTGGGGCTCTCCCTGGTCGGCATGATCGGCGTCGTGTACGCCATCAAGGAGGCTGCCGCACATGGTGTGAGTTGGGAGAACGTCGCGGCTGCGGTGGGCGGGGTGCTGGCGCTCACCTGGTTCGTGCGCCGTCAGCTGAAGCTGCCCGCCCCGTTGCTGGACATGCGGCTCTTCCACCACCGGGGCTTCTCCGGCGCGGTCCTCGCCGACCTCCTGACGATCCTCGGCCTGTCCGGGATCGTCTTCTTCCTCTCCCAGTTCCTGCAGCTGGTCCAGGGGCGGGGCCCGCTCGAGGCCGGGCTCGCCGAACTGCCCGCCGCCGTCGGCGCGGTGACCGCCGGACTCCTGGCCGGGCGGGTGGCACGCCACTACTCCGTCCGCTCCGTGGTCGCCCTCGGGCTCGGAGCCATCGGCCTGTCGCTCGCGACGGTCACGGTGATCCACAAGGAGACCGGCTACCCGCTGATCGGCGTCCTGCTCCTGGTGGTGGGCGTCGGCGCGGGATTCGCCTTCACCGTCACCTCCGACGTGATCCTCTCCAGCGTCCCCAAGGAGCAGGCCGGATCGGCGTCCGCCGTGTCCGAGACGGCGTACGAGCTCGGCGCGGCCCTCGGTATCGCCCTGCTCGGGTCCATCGTCACGGGCGTCTACAAGGGCTTCGGGACACCCGAGGGCGTCCCGGCGTCCGCCGCCGCGGCGGCCCACGAATCGCTCGGCGGAGCCGTGGAGACCGCCGAGCGCCTTCCCGCCCAGCAGGGGAGCGAGCTCGTCGTCGCGGCGCAGGAGGCCTTCGTCAACGGGCTGCGGGTGTCGGCGGCGGTCGGCGCCGTGGTGCTGCTCGCGACGGCGGTCGCGGCGTGGTTCCTGCTGCGTGACCAGAAGCTCGAGGAGGGCATCATCCCGGACGAGTGA
- a CDS encoding aldo/keto reductase, producing the protein MPFARLNRATTPTSHIGLGLAAVGRPGYITPHRDRDLPGDRGADALRDRTHELLDAAYAQGVRYFDAARSYGRAEEFLAEWLTARPEAADVVVGSKWGYTYTADWRVDAETHEVKDHDLATFERQHAETAGLLGGRLDLYQIHSVTADSPALTDKALHARLAELAAGGTTVGFSTSGPAQADAVRAALAVTVDGEPLFRTVQATYNALETSAGPALAEAHDAGLTVIVKEALANGRLAGTEAPAVVREIGAEAGLDGDAVALALGLHQPWAGVVLSGAATVTQLAANLHAPLLDLDPDRLDRLAALVEEPEAYWRHRASLPWS; encoded by the coding sequence ATGCCCTTCGCCCGCCTGAACCGAGCGACCACCCCGACCTCCCACATCGGGCTCGGCCTGGCCGCCGTCGGCAGGCCCGGCTACATCACCCCGCACCGTGACCGCGATCTGCCCGGTGACCGCGGGGCCGACGCGCTGCGCGACCGCACCCACGAACTCCTGGACGCGGCCTACGCCCAGGGCGTGCGCTACTTCGACGCCGCCCGCTCCTACGGCCGCGCCGAGGAGTTCCTCGCCGAGTGGCTGACGGCCCGCCCCGAGGCGGCGGACGTCGTCGTCGGCAGCAAATGGGGCTACACCTACACCGCCGACTGGCGCGTCGACGCCGAGACGCACGAGGTGAAGGACCACGACCTCGCCACCTTCGAGCGCCAGCACGCCGAGACGGCGGGACTGCTCGGCGGCCGGCTCGATCTGTACCAGATCCACTCGGTGACCGCCGACAGCCCGGCGCTCACCGACAAGGCCCTGCACGCGCGTCTCGCCGAGCTCGCCGCCGGGGGCACCACGGTCGGCTTCTCCACGAGCGGTCCCGCCCAGGCCGACGCCGTACGGGCCGCTCTCGCCGTGACGGTGGACGGCGAGCCCCTCTTCCGTACCGTCCAGGCCACCTACAACGCACTGGAGACCTCCGCGGGGCCGGCGCTCGCCGAGGCGCACGACGCGGGGCTCACCGTCATCGTCAAGGAGGCCCTGGCCAACGGCCGGCTCGCCGGGACCGAGGCGCCCGCCGTCGTCCGGGAGATCGGCGCCGAGGCGGGGCTGGACGGCGACGCCGTGGCCCTGGCGCTCGGGCTGCACCAGCCGTGGGCCGGAGTCGTCCTGTCCGGTGCGGCCACCGTCACCCAGCTGGCGGCCAACCTGCACGCGCCGCTGCTCGACCTGGACCCGGACCGGCTGGACCGGCTCGCCGCCCTGGTGGAGGAACCCGAGGCGTACTGGCGCCACCGCGCCTCGCTGCCCTGGAGCTGA
- a CDS encoding TetR/AcrR family transcriptional regulator — MTLDREQVLRSAAALLTRKSTATMDEVARAAGIGRATLHRHFAGRDALVGALEDLGIREFEAALDAATLDEGSAEDGLRRLIAAVEPSAGLLSFLVTENQLFEGDDVNEGWSRLDARVSAFFRRGQERGEFRIDLTPAWLTEALYGLIGSCAWSVQTGRVAAQDFPYMIVELLLGGARRSVEK, encoded by the coding sequence ATGACTCTTGATCGTGAGCAGGTGCTGCGGAGCGCCGCCGCGCTGCTGACCCGCAAATCCACGGCGACGATGGACGAGGTCGCCCGGGCCGCGGGCATCGGCCGCGCCACCCTTCACCGGCACTTCGCCGGGAGGGACGCCCTGGTCGGGGCGTTGGAGGACCTGGGGATCAGGGAGTTCGAGGCCGCCCTGGATGCCGCCACGCTCGACGAGGGCTCCGCCGAGGACGGGCTCCGGCGTCTGATCGCCGCCGTCGAGCCGAGTGCGGGGCTGCTGTCCTTCCTCGTCACCGAGAACCAGCTCTTCGAGGGCGACGACGTCAACGAGGGCTGGAGCCGGCTCGACGCGCGGGTCTCCGCCTTCTTCCGCCGCGGCCAGGAGCGCGGCGAGTTCCGGATCGACCTCACCCCGGCCTGGCTGACCGAGGCACTCTACGGCCTGATCGGCAGCTGCGCGTGGTCCGTGCAGACAGGCCGCGTCGCCGCGCAGGACTTCCCCTACATGATCGTCGAGTTGCTCCTCGGCGGAGCACGCCGGAGCGTGGAGAAATGA
- a CDS encoding L,D-transpeptidase family protein: protein MRRLLVTASVLLALAGSLAARPAEPPPLPQRLADTGGGTQLITAEAPGTDSTTGTVTWWELRGGDWAEAGSAPARFGANGLAEGATRTQGTNTTPTGLYDLPYAFGTGAAPPGTRYPYRRIGADSWWCQDNASTAYNRWVEPRPADCRAEESEHLVTYATQYARALVIGFNYDRPVRGRGAGIFLHVDGKGATAGCVSVPAAAMERILAWADPARRPHLAVGTASGPTAITRY, encoded by the coding sequence ATGCGCAGACTCCTGGTGACCGCCTCGGTCCTGCTGGCACTGGCCGGTTCACTCGCGGCGCGGCCCGCGGAGCCGCCACCCCTTCCGCAGCGGCTGGCGGACACCGGCGGCGGTACGCAGCTGATCACCGCCGAGGCCCCCGGCACGGACTCCACCACGGGCACGGTCACCTGGTGGGAGCTGCGCGGCGGCGACTGGGCGGAGGCGGGTTCGGCGCCCGCCCGCTTCGGGGCGAACGGCCTGGCCGAGGGCGCGACCCGGACCCAGGGCACGAACACCACGCCCACCGGGCTGTACGACCTTCCGTACGCCTTCGGGACCGGGGCGGCCCCGCCGGGGACCCGCTACCCGTACCGGCGGATCGGCGCGGACTCGTGGTGGTGCCAGGACAACGCGTCCACGGCCTACAACCGCTGGGTGGAACCGAGGCCCGCCGACTGCCGCGCCGAGGAGTCCGAGCACCTCGTCACCTACGCCACCCAGTACGCCCGGGCGCTCGTCATCGGGTTCAACTACGACCGGCCGGTACGGGGCAGGGGCGCCGGGATCTTCCTCCACGTCGACGGGAAGGGCGCGACCGCCGGCTGTGTGTCCGTGCCGGCGGCCGCCATGGAGCGGATCCTGGCCTGGGCCGATCCGGCGCGCCGTCCGCACCTCGCGGTCGGGACGGCGTCCGGCCCGACCGCGATCACCCGTTACTGA
- the argB gene encoding acetylglutamate kinase, producing the protein MSAARKHTALPKAQILIEALPWLTRHNGKTVVIKFGGNAMIDEELKAAFAQDVVFLRHAGLKPVVVHGGGPQISAQLDKQGLVSEFKAGLRVTTPEAMDVVRMVLAGQVQRELVGLLNEHGPLAVGMTGEDAHTITAVQHRPVIDGEAVDIGRVGEITAIDTGAIQALLDDGRIPVISSIARSAEDNHVYNVNADTAAAALAAALGAETLMVLTDVEGLYEDWPNSEDVISRLTATELEKLLPDLSSGMVPKMRGCLHAVRNGVETARVIDGRVQHSILLEIFTDEGIGTMVVPDAISGPTAGTKGES; encoded by the coding sequence ATGAGCGCCGCGAGGAAGCACACCGCGCTGCCCAAAGCACAGATCCTCATCGAGGCGCTGCCCTGGCTCACCCGGCACAACGGCAAGACCGTCGTCATCAAGTTCGGCGGCAACGCCATGATCGACGAGGAGCTGAAGGCCGCCTTCGCCCAGGACGTCGTCTTCCTGCGGCACGCCGGCCTCAAGCCCGTCGTCGTGCACGGCGGCGGCCCGCAGATCAGCGCCCAGCTCGACAAGCAGGGCCTGGTCAGCGAGTTCAAGGCCGGGCTGCGTGTCACCACGCCCGAGGCCATGGACGTCGTACGCATGGTGCTCGCCGGACAGGTCCAGCGCGAGCTCGTCGGGCTGCTCAACGAGCACGGCCCGCTCGCCGTCGGCATGACCGGCGAGGACGCCCACACGATCACCGCGGTCCAGCACCGCCCCGTGATCGACGGCGAGGCGGTCGACATCGGCCGGGTCGGTGAGATCACCGCCATAGACACGGGCGCGATCCAGGCGCTGCTGGACGACGGCCGGATCCCGGTCATCTCCTCCATCGCCCGCTCCGCCGAGGACAACCACGTCTACAACGTCAACGCCGACACCGCCGCCGCCGCGCTCGCCGCGGCGCTGGGCGCCGAGACGCTCATGGTCCTCACCGACGTCGAGGGCCTCTACGAGGACTGGCCGAACAGCGAGGACGTCATCAGCCGCCTCACCGCCACCGAGCTGGAGAAGCTGCTGCCCGACCTCTCCAGCGGCATGGTGCCCAAGATGCGGGGCTGCCTCCACGCCGTACGCAACGGGGTCGAGACCGCCCGTGTCATCGACGGCCGGGTCCAGCACTCGATCCTGCTGGAGATCTTCACCGACGAGGGAATCGGCACCATGGTCGTGCCGGACGCGATCTCCGGCCCGACGGCCGGAACGAAGGGGGAGTCATGA
- a CDS encoding pyridoxamine 5'-phosphate oxidase family protein — MGKTHERIEGRLRAFIEEQPLFFTATAPLDGDGTVNLSPKGMSGSLAVVDERTVAYLDFAGSTAETVAHLRENGRITLMWCAFQGPPNIVRVHGRGEPVFRDDPRFAGLLRHFPDIDPASHGLRAIIVVTAGLIRDSCGYAVPFMSYDEDRTLHAGRFRREDDESLSRYFEKKDTIATSIDGLPGLPLPLPAMPAPPAG; from the coding sequence ATGGGAAAGACACACGAACGCATCGAGGGCCGGCTCCGCGCCTTCATCGAGGAGCAGCCGCTCTTCTTCACCGCGACCGCGCCCCTGGACGGCGACGGCACGGTCAATCTCTCGCCCAAGGGCATGAGCGGGTCGCTGGCCGTCGTCGACGAACGGACCGTGGCCTACCTCGACTTCGCCGGCAGCACCGCCGAGACCGTCGCCCATCTCCGGGAGAACGGGCGCATCACGCTGATGTGGTGCGCCTTCCAGGGCCCGCCCAACATCGTCCGCGTGCACGGCCGCGGTGAGCCGGTGTTCCGTGACGACCCGCGTTTCGCCGGGCTGCTCCGCCACTTCCCGGACATCGACCCCGCCTCGCACGGGCTGCGCGCGATCATCGTGGTGACGGCCGGACTGATCCGGGACTCCTGCGGTTACGCGGTGCCGTTCATGTCGTACGACGAGGACCGCACCCTGCACGCCGGCCGTTTCCGGCGTGAGGACGACGAGAGCCTGAGCCGGTACTTCGAGAAGAAGGACACCATCGCGACGAGCATCGACGGGCTGCCCGGGCTCCCGCTGCCGCTGCCCGCGATGCCCGCGCCCCCGGCGGGGTGA
- the argJ gene encoding bifunctional glutamate N-acetyltransferase/amino-acid acetyltransferase ArgJ, which produces MSVTAAQGFSASGIAAGIKESGHPDLALVVNNGPRRAAAGVFTSNRVKAAPVLWSEQVVKGGEVTAVVLNSGGANACTGPQGFQDTHATAEKAAEVLPGHSAGEIAVASTGLIGLLLPMDKLLPGLEKAAEALSEHGGDKAAIAIKTTDTVHKTARAGGDGWTVGGMAKGAGMLAPGLATMLVVLTTDADVEAPALDASLRAATRTTFDRVDSDGCMSTNDTVLLLASGASGITPGQAEFEQAVQSVCADLARQLIGDAEGASKDIRIEVINAATEDDAVEVGRSIARNNLLKCAIHGEDPNWGRVLSAIGTTKAAFEPDRLNVAINDVWVCKNGSVGEDRDLVDMRYREVRITADLSAGDESAVIWANDLTAEYVHENSAYSS; this is translated from the coding sequence GTGAGCGTCACGGCAGCACAGGGATTCTCGGCGTCGGGAATCGCCGCCGGAATCAAGGAGAGCGGTCACCCCGACCTGGCCCTCGTGGTCAACAACGGGCCCCGTCGCGCCGCTGCGGGCGTCTTCACCTCCAACCGCGTCAAGGCCGCGCCCGTCCTCTGGTCGGAACAGGTGGTCAAGGGCGGCGAGGTGACCGCGGTCGTCCTCAACTCCGGTGGCGCCAACGCCTGTACGGGCCCGCAGGGCTTCCAGGACACCCACGCCACCGCCGAGAAGGCCGCCGAGGTCCTCCCCGGGCACAGCGCGGGCGAGATCGCGGTCGCCTCGACCGGGCTGATCGGCCTGCTCCTCCCCATGGACAAGCTCCTGCCCGGCCTGGAGAAGGCTGCCGAGGCGCTGAGCGAACACGGCGGTGACAAGGCCGCCATCGCGATCAAGACCACCGACACGGTCCACAAGACGGCCCGCGCCGGCGGCGACGGCTGGACCGTCGGAGGCATGGCCAAGGGCGCGGGCATGCTCGCCCCCGGCCTCGCCACCATGCTGGTCGTGCTCACGACGGACGCCGACGTCGAGGCCCCCGCGCTCGACGCCTCCCTGCGCGCCGCCACCCGCACCACCTTCGACCGGGTCGACTCCGACGGCTGCATGTCGACCAACGACACCGTGCTGCTCCTCGCCTCCGGGGCGAGCGGGATCACCCCGGGCCAGGCCGAGTTCGAGCAGGCCGTGCAGAGCGTCTGCGCCGACCTCGCCCGCCAGCTGATCGGCGACGCCGAGGGCGCGTCCAAGGACATCCGGATCGAGGTGATCAACGCGGCGACCGAGGACGACGCCGTCGAGGTGGGCCGGAGCATCGCCCGCAACAACCTCCTCAAGTGCGCCATCCACGGCGAGGACCCCAACTGGGGCCGCGTCCTCTCCGCGATCGGCACCACGAAGGCCGCCTTCGAGCCCGACCGGCTGAACGTCGCCATCAACGATGTCTGGGTGTGCAAGAACGGCAGCGTCGGCGAGGACCGCGACCTGGTCGACATGCGCTACCGGGAGGTCAGGATCACCGCGGACCTCTCCGCGGGAGACGAGTCCGCCGTCATCTGGGCCAACGACCTGACCGCCGAGTACGTCCACGAGAACAGCGCGTACAGCTCATGA
- a CDS encoding lysophospholipid acyltransferase family protein, whose protein sequence is MSRLTVIKAVLGPILRLLFRPQVEGVENIPGTGPVILAGNHLTFIDSMIMPICCDRPVFYIGKDEYVTGKGLKGRLMAWFFTGCGMIPVDRDGGRGGVAALMTGRRVLEEGQAFAIYPEGTRSPDGRLYRGRTGIARLTLMTGAPVVPFAMIGTDKLQPGGSGLPRPGKVTVRFGEPMEFSRYEGMDRDRYVLRAVTDSVMAEVMRLSGQEYVDMYATKAKAA, encoded by the coding sequence TTGTCCCGACTCACGGTCATCAAGGCAGTGCTCGGACCGATCCTGCGCCTGCTCTTCCGGCCCCAGGTGGAAGGCGTCGAGAACATCCCGGGGACCGGGCCGGTGATCCTCGCGGGCAACCACCTGACGTTCATCGACTCGATGATCATGCCGATCTGCTGCGACCGGCCGGTGTTCTACATCGGCAAGGACGAGTACGTCACCGGCAAGGGCCTCAAGGGCCGGCTGATGGCCTGGTTCTTCACCGGCTGCGGCATGATCCCGGTGGACCGGGACGGTGGACGCGGGGGCGTCGCGGCGCTCATGACCGGCCGACGGGTGCTGGAGGAGGGCCAGGCCTTCGCCATCTATCCCGAGGGCACCCGCTCCCCCGACGGCCGGCTCTACCGGGGCCGCACGGGTATCGCGCGGCTGACCCTGATGACCGGCGCGCCGGTGGTCCCGTTCGCGATGATCGGTACGGACAAGCTGCAGCCGGGCGGCTCCGGCCTGCCCCGCCCGGGCAAGGTCACGGTCCGCTTCGGTGAGCCGATGGAGTTCTCGCGCTACGAGGGCATGGACCGCGACCGCTACGTCCTGCGGGCGGTGACGGACTCCGTCATGGCCGAGGTCATGCGGCTGTCCGGCCAGGAGTACGTCGACATGTACGCCACGAAGGCCAAGGCCGCCTGA
- the argH gene encoding argininosuccinate lyase, which yields MSNGTGNSDVRLWGGRFADGPAEALARLSASVHFDWRLAPYDIAGSRAHARVLNKAGLLTADELTRMIEGLDALEAAVADGSFTGTIADEDVHTALERGLLERLGPDLGGKLRAGRSRNDQVATLFRMYLRDHARIIGGLIAELQDALVGLAEAHPDVAMPGRTHLQHAQPVLFAHHVLAHVQPLSRDAERLRQWDERTAVSPYGSGALAGSSLGLDPEAVAADLGFERGSVANSIDGTASRDFVAEFAFITAMIGVNLSRIAEEIIIWNTKEFSFVTLHDAFSTGSSIMPQKKNPDIAELARGKSGRLVGNLTGLMATLKALPLAYNRDLQEDKEPVFDSCDQLEVLLPAFTGMMATLTVNRERMEELAPAGFSLATDIAEWLVKQGVPFRVAHEVAGECVKVCEQHGIELDELTDEQFAKISEHLTPEVRTVLDVPGALASRDGRGGTAPSAVAVQLAEVKADLVTQHAWATARG from the coding sequence GTGAGCAACGGCACCGGAAACAGCGACGTACGCCTCTGGGGCGGCCGTTTCGCCGACGGTCCGGCCGAGGCGCTGGCCAGGCTGTCCGCGTCCGTCCACTTCGACTGGCGCCTCGCGCCGTACGACATCGCGGGCTCCCGCGCCCACGCGCGCGTGCTCAACAAGGCGGGTCTCCTCACCGCCGACGAGCTGACCCGGATGATCGAGGGGCTGGACGCGCTCGAAGCCGCGGTGGCCGACGGCTCGTTCACCGGCACCATCGCCGACGAGGACGTCCACACCGCCCTGGAACGCGGCCTCCTGGAGCGCCTCGGGCCCGACCTCGGCGGCAAGCTGCGGGCCGGCCGGTCCCGGAACGATCAGGTCGCCACACTCTTCCGGATGTACCTGCGCGACCACGCCCGCATCATCGGCGGCCTGATCGCCGAGCTCCAGGACGCGCTGGTGGGGCTGGCCGAGGCGCACCCGGACGTGGCCATGCCCGGCCGCACGCACCTCCAGCACGCCCAGCCCGTGCTCTTCGCCCACCACGTCCTGGCCCATGTGCAGCCCCTGTCCCGGGACGCCGAGCGGCTGCGGCAGTGGGACGAGCGGACGGCCGTCTCCCCGTACGGCTCCGGCGCGCTGGCGGGTTCGTCCCTCGGGCTCGACCCGGAGGCGGTCGCGGCCGACCTCGGCTTCGAGCGTGGCTCCGTCGCCAACTCCATCGACGGCACCGCGTCCCGCGACTTCGTCGCCGAGTTCGCGTTCATCACCGCGATGATCGGCGTCAACCTCTCCCGGATCGCCGAGGAGATCATCATCTGGAACACGAAGGAGTTCTCCTTCGTCACCCTCCACGACGCCTTCTCCACCGGCTCCTCGATCATGCCGCAGAAGAAGAACCCCGACATCGCCGAGCTGGCCCGCGGCAAGTCCGGCCGCCTCGTCGGGAACCTCACCGGGCTGATGGCGACGCTGAAGGCCCTCCCGCTCGCGTACAACCGCGACCTCCAGGAGGACAAGGAGCCGGTCTTCGACTCCTGCGACCAGCTCGAGGTCCTGCTGCCCGCGTTCACCGGCATGATGGCCACGCTCACCGTCAACCGGGAGCGCATGGAGGAGCTGGCCCCGGCCGGCTTCTCGCTCGCCACGGACATCGCCGAGTGGCTGGTCAAGCAGGGCGTGCCGTTCCGGGTGGCCCACGAGGTCGCCGGTGAGTGCGTGAAGGTCTGCGAGCAGCACGGCATCGAGCTCGACGAGCTGACGGATGAGCAGTTCGCGAAGATCTCCGAGCACCTCACCCCGGAGGTGCGCACGGTCCTCGACGTGCCCGGCGCGCTCGCCTCCCGTGACGGCCGGGGCGGTACCGCCCCCTCCGCCGTCGCCGTCCAGCTGGCCGAGGTGAAGGCCGACCTGGTGACGCAGCACGCCTGGGCGACCGCGCGCGGATGA
- a CDS encoding arginine repressor, producing MTEAQETDHGGPSVPQTRTARHRRIVDILNRQPVRSQSQLARLLSDDGLSVTQATLSRDLDELGAVKIRNTGGELIYAVPSEGGFRTPQAPLGGSAKEERMRRLSAELLISAEASANLVVLRTPPGAAQFLASAIDQAELRAILGTIAGDDTLMLISRDPNGGQALADHLLRLAQNERAPQ from the coding sequence ATGACCGAGGCGCAGGAAACCGACCACGGCGGGCCGTCGGTGCCACAGACCCGCACAGCACGCCACCGCAGGATCGTGGACATCCTGAACCGCCAGCCGGTGCGCTCGCAGAGCCAGCTGGCCCGGCTCCTGTCCGACGACGGGCTGAGCGTCACCCAGGCGACGCTCTCCCGCGACCTGGACGAGCTCGGCGCGGTGAAGATCCGCAACACCGGTGGCGAGCTGATCTACGCGGTGCCGAGCGAGGGCGGGTTCCGTACCCCGCAGGCCCCGCTCGGCGGGTCGGCCAAGGAGGAGCGGATGCGCAGGCTCTCCGCCGAGCTCCTCATCTCCGCGGAGGCCTCGGCCAACCTCGTGGTCCTGCGTACGCCTCCGGGTGCCGCGCAGTTCCTCGCCTCGGCGATCGACCAGGCCGAACTCCGGGCGATCCTCGGCACGATCGCGGGGGACGACACCCTGATGCTGATCAGCCGTGACCCCAACGGGGGCCAGGCCCTGGCCGACCACCTGCTGCGGCTGGCCCAGAACGAGCGCGCTCCTCAGTAA